CGATAATCACGCTCATGCGCGTGCCGCTGCCATCAGCGCCTCAATATCGTCAGCGTTTTTCACGACACTCGCGGTCAGATTTTCGTTACCGGTTTCGGTAATCACGATGTCGTCTTCAATACGAATGCCAATCCCGCGGTACTCTTCAGGCACGTCGGCATCCGGCGCGATATACAGACCCGGCTCCACGGTTAACACCATGCCCGGCTCCAGCACGCGCGAACGGTCGGTGCCGTATGCGCCAACGTCATGCACGTCCAGCCCCAGCCAGTGGCTTAGGCCGTGCATGAAATACGGTCGATGCGCATTTTCAGCAATCAGGGTGTCGACATCCCCTTTCAGGATCCCGAGCCTGACCAGACCGGTAATCATGATGCGCACCACTTCACCGGTCACTTCCTGCATGGAGGTTCCGGGACGATACAGCCTGAGCGCCGTCTCAAGGGATTCGAGAACGATGTCGTAAATCGCGCGCTGTGCCGGCGAGAATTTACCGTTCACCGGGAAGGTTCGGGTGATATCCCCCGCGTAGCCCTGATATTCGCAACCGGCGTCAATCAGCACCAGATCGCCGTCGCGCAGCGCGCTTTCGTTTTCGGTGTAGTGCAGAATGCAGCCGTTTTCCCCGCCGCCAACGATGGTGTTGTAGGAAGGATAACGTGCGCCGTGACGGTTAAATTCGTGGTGAATTTCGCCTTCCAGCTGGTATTCGAACATCCCGGGACGGCATTTCTCCATCGCGCGGGTGTGCGCCAGCGCGCTGATTTCGCCCGCACGACGCATCAAATTCAGCTCTTCTTCAGACTTGAACAGGCGCATCTCATGCACCACCGGACGCCAGTCCGTCAGCGTGGCCGGTGCGGACAGGTTCTGCCGCGAGCCTTTGCGCAGCTTATCCAGCGCGGTGAAGACAATCTCATCGGCGTACGCATATTCGCCCTGCGCGTGATAGAGCACGTCGAGGCCGTTAAGCAGCTGATAGAGCTGCTGGTTGATTTCGCTAAACGCCAGCGCGCGGTCAACGCCCAGCTTTTCCGGTGCGGCCTCTTGCCCTAAGCGGCGGCCAAACCAGATTTCGGCCGTCAGATCGCGCACGCGGTTGAAAATCACGCTGTGGTTGTGGGTGTCATTGCTCTTAATCAGCACCAGTACCGCTTCCGGCTCGTTAAAGCCGGTGAAGTACCAGAAGTCGCTGCTCTGGCGATAGGGATATTCGCTGTCGGCGCTGCGCGTCACTTCGGGCGCAGCAAAAATCAGCGCGGCGCTGCCCGGCTGCATTGTTGCCAGCAGCGCCTGACGGCGGCGCGAATACTCTTGACTTGAGATAACCATGACACCCTCCTGTGCGTTATTTTTCTTAATGTAAGGTTGGCTTGCGGACTTCCGGCGCGGTCGGCTGTGAGCGCGTGAAGTTGTCGTGGCACAGCAGTGCCGCCACGCGCACGTACTCGATGATCTCTTCAAGCGACATTTCCAGCTCTTCCTGGTCTTCGTCTTCATCGTAGCCAAGCTGGGCGATGTTACGCAGGTCGTCGATCGCTTCACCCGCTTCGCCGGTGACTTTATCCAGTTTAGGCTGCGTCACGCCCAGCCCCAGCAGATAGTGGTTTACCCAGCCGGCCAGCGCATCGGCGCGATCGAACACGCTGACGTCGTCGCCTTCAGGCAGATAAAGCTGAAAAAGGAAGCCATCGTCTTCCAGCGAATCACTGATGGCGGCATGCATTTTACGCAGCGCTTCCGCCAGCTCGTGACCAAACGCCAGCCCTTCATTCGTGAGGTCGTGGATCAGCGGCTGCCATGAGCTGTCGCTGTTTCCGCCGCACAGCATGCCACTGATCAGACCGTGCATTTCGGCAGGGGTTAAACCGACACCCTGCTGGTTCAGTAACTGGTTTAAATCCTTGTAACCAGGCATTTCGTTCTGTATAGACATGAGCATTCGTCGTCAAAGGGGGGAAGTTTCATGATATGCTACCACTTTGGACCCTGGTGATACCAGAAAAGGGCTTGTATCTTCACATCAGGGTAGCTATAGTGTCGCCCCTTCGCAGCCCCCGGGGCAGTAAGCGAAGGCAGCGCAGTCAATCAGCAGGAAGGTGGCATGTCTGCACAACCCGTCGATCTCCAGATTTTTGGCCGTTCACTGCGAGTGAATTGTCCGCCTGAACAAAGGGATGCTTTGAATCAGGCAGCGGACGATTTGAATCAGCGGTTGCAAGATCTAAAAGAACGCACTAGAGTCACAAATACTGAGCAGCTGGTTTTCATCGCCGCGTTGAACATCAGCTATGAACTGACTCAGGAAAAAGCGAAGACCCGCGACTACGCGGCAAGCATGGAGCAGCGCATTAAAATGCTCCAGCAGACCATAGAACAGGCATTGCTTGATCAAGGTCGCAATCCCGAAAGACCGGGACCCAAGTTTGAATAACACTTCTCAGTTGACTATGGTAGAGTAACTGTGAAGACAAAATTTCTCTGAGATGTTCGCAAGCGGGCCAGTCCCCTGAGCCGATATTTCATACCACAAGAATGTGGCGCTCCATGGTTGGTGAGCATGCTCGGTCCGTCCGAGAAGCCTTAAAACTATGACGACACATTCACCTTGAACCAAGGGTTCAAGGGTTACAGCCTGCGGCGGCATCTCGGAGATTCCCTCTCTTTTCTTCTACCGACTACCATGACTCAATTCCCTGAAGTTTCGGCTTCACGCCAGGACATCCGTCAGCTCATTCGTCAGCGCCGCCGTGCGTTAACCGCCGATCAGCAAGCGCATTTTGCCCAGCAGGCCGCCGCCCGTATGATGGCATATCCCCCTGTCGTGATGGCGCATACCGTTGCGCTGTTTCTGTCATTTGATGGAGAGCTGGACACCCAACCGCTGATAGAGCAGCTCTGGCGCGCCGGGAAGAAAGTCTACCTGCCGGTGCTGCACCCGTTTAGCGACGGTAATCTGCTGTTTCTGCACTACCACCCGCACAGCGAGCTGGTGGTGAATCGCCTGAAAATCACCGAGCCGAAACTCGACGTGCGCGACGTGCTCCCGCTGTCACAGCTGGATGTACTGATTACGCCGCTGGTCGCGTTTGATGAACAGGGCCAGCGTTTAGGGATGGGCGGCGGTTTTTATGACAGGACGCTGCAAAACTGGCAGCAGTACGGGGTGCAGCCGGTGGGTTACGCGCATGATTGTCAGGGCGTGGAGGCGTTGCCGGTGGAGAAGTGGGATGTGCCGTTGCCGGCGGTAGTGACGCCATCGAAGTTGTGGGAGTGGTGAAACAGGCAGCCTGATGCCCTCACCCCAGCCCTCTCCCACAGAGAGAGGGTGAAAACATGAAAAACGGTAACTATCGTTACCGTTTTGCATTTACCTCGCACCCATCAGTACAGCAGACGCGCGCGAATCGTCCCCGCTATAGACTTCATGCTCAGCAACGCTTTCTCGGCAACATCGTCATCCGCTTCGATATCAATGACCACGTAACCCATCTGCGAATTCGTTTGCAGATACTGCGCGGCAATGTTGACGCCCTGCTCGGCAAAGATCTGGTTGATCGCGGTCAGCACGCCCGGACGGTTTTCGTGGATGTGCAGCAGACGACGACCACCGTGCAGCGGCAGAGACACTTCCGGGAAGTTCACGGCAGAGAGCGTAGAACCATTGTCGGAGTATTTGCTCAGCTTACCCGCCACTTCCAGACCGATATTCTCCTGCGCTTCCTGGGTCGAACCGCCGATGTGTGGCGTCAGGATCACGTTGTCGAACTCGCACAGCGGAGAGGTAAACGGATCGCTGTTGGTGGCTGGCTCGGTCGGGAACACGTCGATGGCCGCGCCCGCCAGATGCTTACGCTTCAGCGCATCCGCCAGTGCCGGGATATCGACAACCGTGCCGCGCGCGGCGTTGATCAGCAGTGAGCCTGGCTTCATCAGCGCCAGCTCTTCCGCACCCATCATGTTTTTGGTGGACGCATTTTCCGGCACGTGGAGGCTCACCACGTCGCTCATGTTCAGCAGGTCAGAGAGGTGTTGAACCTGGGTGGCGTTACCCAGCGGCAGCTTGCTTTCGATATCGTAGAAAAACACGTGCATACCCAGGGATTCCGCCAGAATACCGAGCTGCGTACCGATGTGGCCGTAGCCGATGATCCCCAGCTTTTTACCACGCGCTTCATAGGAGCCAGACGCCAGCTTGTTCCACACGCCGCGGTGCGCCTTGGCGTTCGCTTCAGGAATGCCGCGCAGCAGCAGCAGCAGTTCGCCAATCACCAGCTCCGCCACGGAACGGGTATTGGAGAACGGGGCGTTGAAGACGGGAATACCGCGTTTGGCAGCAGCATTCAGGTCAACCTGGTTGGTACCGATGCAGAAGCAGCCGATAGCCACCAGCTTTTCCGCCGCAGCAATAACGTCTTCAGTCAGGTGAGTACGGGATCGCAGGCCAATGAAGTGGGCATCACGGATGGACGCTTTCAGCTCTTCGGTATCGAGCGCCCCTTTGTGAAATTCGATGTTGGTGTAACCTGCCGCACGAAGGCTATCGATTGCTTTTTGATGCACGCCCTCGACCAGCAGGAATTTAATCTTGTCTTTCTCCAGTGATACCTTTGCCATTTACCCGACCCTGTTTTTGTCTGAACTGATGTTGTGCTGGATATGAATCCGCTGTAGCCAACATATCAAAAAAAACTATTGCAGCAATATGAACGTTTGCGTCGGCACTCTGAAGAAAAGTCATACAGAGCAAAATGTCAGAGGAAAATGCTATGGAAATTTACAAACGCGGCAGGATCGGCAAAAGAGGCTCAAAAACGTGACACAAGTCACCGAATTTAGCTTTTCAAAAATTTTTTAGCGGGGGGAGGACTCCCCCCGTCAGATCATTTTACGATGGTTTTCACGCCGTCAGCGGTGCCGATCAGTGCCACATCCGCGCCACGGTTGGCGAATAGCCCTACGGTCACTACGCCTGGGATAGCGTTGATGGCATTTTCCAGCGCAATCGCGTCGAGAATTTCCAGACCGTGAACGTCGAGGATCACGTTACCGTTGTCGGTGACTACGCCCTGACGATATTCCGGACGACCGCCCATCTTCACCAGCTGACGGGCAACCGCGCTGCGCGCCATCGGGATCACTTCGACCGGCAGCGGGAAATTGCCCAGAATGTCGACCTGCTTGGAGGCGTCTGCGATGCAGATAAACTTGTCCGCAACGGAGGCGATGATTTTTTCGCGCGTCAG
The Enterobacter pseudoroggenkampii genome window above contains:
- the serA gene encoding phosphoglycerate dehydrogenase, which translates into the protein MAKVSLEKDKIKFLLVEGVHQKAIDSLRAAGYTNIEFHKGALDTEELKASIRDAHFIGLRSRTHLTEDVIAAAEKLVAIGCFCIGTNQVDLNAAAKRGIPVFNAPFSNTRSVAELVIGELLLLLRGIPEANAKAHRGVWNKLASGSYEARGKKLGIIGYGHIGTQLGILAESLGMHVFFYDIESKLPLGNATQVQHLSDLLNMSDVVSLHVPENASTKNMMGAEELALMKPGSLLINAARGTVVDIPALADALKRKHLAGAAIDVFPTEPATNSDPFTSPLCEFDNVILTPHIGGSTQEAQENIGLEVAGKLSKYSDNGSTLSAVNFPEVSLPLHGGRRLLHIHENRPGVLTAINQIFAEQGVNIAAQYLQTNSQMGYVVIDIEADDDVAEKALLSMKSIAGTIRARLLY
- a CDS encoding 5-formyltetrahydrofolate cyclo-ligase, which translates into the protein MTQFPEVSASRQDIRQLIRQRRRALTADQQAHFAQQAAARMMAYPPVVMAHTVALFLSFDGELDTQPLIEQLWRAGKKVYLPVLHPFSDGNLLFLHYHPHSELVVNRLKITEPKLDVRDVLPLSQLDVLITPLVAFDEQGQRLGMGGGFYDRTLQNWQQYGVQPVGYAHDCQGVEALPVEKWDVPLPAVVTPSKLWEW
- the pepP gene encoding Xaa-Pro aminopeptidase, producing MSSQEYSRRRQALLATMQPGSAALIFAAPEVTRSADSEYPYRQSSDFWYFTGFNEPEAVLVLIKSNDTHNHSVIFNRVRDLTAEIWFGRRLGQEAAPEKLGVDRALAFSEINQQLYQLLNGLDVLYHAQGEYAYADEIVFTALDKLRKGSRQNLSAPATLTDWRPVVHEMRLFKSEEELNLMRRAGEISALAHTRAMEKCRPGMFEYQLEGEIHHEFNRHGARYPSYNTIVGGGENGCILHYTENESALRDGDLVLIDAGCEYQGYAGDITRTFPVNGKFSPAQRAIYDIVLESLETALRLYRPGTSMQEVTGEVVRIMITGLVRLGILKGDVDTLIAENAHRPYFMHGLSHWLGLDVHDVGAYGTDRSRVLEPGMVLTVEPGLYIAPDADVPEEYRGIGIRIEDDIVITETGNENLTASVVKNADDIEALMAAARA
- the rpiA gene encoding ribose-5-phosphate isomerase RpiA, yielding MTQDELKKAVGWAALQYVQPGTIVGVGTGSTAAHFIDALGTMKGQIEGAVSSSDASTEKLKSLGITVFDLNEVDRLGIYVDGADEINGHMQMIKGGGAALTREKIIASVADKFICIADASKQVDILGNFPLPVEVIPMARSAVARQLVKMGGRPEYRQGVVTDNGNVILDVHGLEILDAIALENAINAIPGVVTVGLFANRGADVALIGTADGVKTIVK
- the zapA gene encoding cell division protein ZapA gives rise to the protein MSAQPVDLQIFGRSLRVNCPPEQRDALNQAADDLNQRLQDLKERTRVTNTEQLVFIAALNISYELTQEKAKTRDYAASMEQRIKMLQQTIEQALLDQGRNPERPGPKFE
- a CDS encoding YecA family protein yields the protein MSIQNEMPGYKDLNQLLNQQGVGLTPAEMHGLISGMLCGGNSDSSWQPLIHDLTNEGLAFGHELAEALRKMHAAISDSLEDDGFLFQLYLPEGDDVSVFDRADALAGWVNHYLLGLGVTQPKLDKVTGEAGEAIDDLRNIAQLGYDEDEDQEELEMSLEEIIEYVRVAALLCHDNFTRSQPTAPEVRKPTLH